Proteins encoded within one genomic window of Pedobacter africanus:
- a CDS encoding RagB/SusD family nutrient uptake outer membrane protein gives MKHIRILLLLIYILGGCSKAEFLSKEPDSSKLELKTLDQLQALLDYDLLMNGRERTGIDPNYLLIGADDYFMPEPNLTTIVSDPFFRNLYTWNDKMHDTEVDNWSRIYTAIFYANAALDGLDQIVKNNENGRQYDFVKGASLFFRARFFFQLAQVFAPPYNSLTAESDLGVVLRLKSDVNEKLKRSTVKETYDKIIGDLKEAAVRLPVTTNLPYKTRPNKAAAYMMLAKVLLLTKDYQQSLKYADSALTIQNKLMDFNDFTSATQTSTALPIPVDNPEVIFFSMFMGTYNTIVSPSLARIDSTLYKSYELNDLRRNVFFTANAANDVTFKGNYIGYFDNYFSGLAVDELYLIRAENKVRLGLISEGLQDLNTLMVKRWKVGSFVPFSTSDPSTALALILTERRKELVQRGTRWTDLRRLNLEGYNISITRILENQTYTLKPNDKRYTSLIPPNVISINPSIIQNAR, from the coding sequence ATGAAACATATAAGAATCCTGCTCCTTCTAATATATATACTTGGTGGTTGCAGCAAAGCTGAATTTCTAAGCAAAGAACCCGATTCGTCGAAGCTAGAGTTAAAAACATTAGATCAATTACAGGCGTTGTTGGATTATGACTTACTCATGAATGGACGCGAAAGAACTGGAATTGATCCAAATTATCTCTTGATTGGAGCTGACGACTATTTTATGCCTGAACCAAATTTAACCACAATAGTTAGCGATCCTTTCTTCCGCAATTTGTATACTTGGAACGATAAAATGCATGATACAGAGGTTGATAATTGGAGTAGAATCTATACCGCTATTTTCTACGCAAATGCAGCATTGGACGGATTAGATCAAATTGTCAAAAATAATGAAAATGGCCGACAATATGATTTTGTGAAGGGTGCCAGCTTATTTTTTCGAGCGCGGTTTTTTTTTCAACTAGCGCAGGTTTTTGCTCCGCCCTATAATTCATTAACCGCTGAAAGTGATCTTGGAGTTGTTTTGAGGTTAAAATCGGATGTCAACGAAAAATTGAAAAGAAGTACAGTAAAAGAAACTTATGATAAAATTATTGGGGATTTAAAAGAAGCTGCTGTAAGGTTGCCCGTGACGACAAACTTACCATATAAAACAAGGCCAAATAAAGCAGCAGCTTACATGATGCTAGCAAAAGTACTACTGCTAACAAAAGACTATCAACAGTCATTAAAATATGCTGATTCAGCCCTGACTATACAGAATAAGCTAATGGATTTCAATGACTTTACTTCGGCAACTCAAACCTCTACGGCATTACCGATACCAGTTGACAATCCTGAAGTCATTTTTTTTAGCATGTTTATGGGTACATACAATACCATTGTCTCTCCATCATTGGCAAGAATTGACAGTACTCTCTATAAATCTTATGAGCTTAATGATTTGAGGAGGAATGTCTTTTTCACTGCTAACGCCGCCAATGACGTAACCTTTAAAGGAAACTATATCGGCTATTTTGATAATTACTTTAGCGGCCTGGCGGTTGACGAGCTTTACTTGATTAGAGCTGAGAATAAAGTAAGATTGGGTTTGATATCTGAGGGGCTTCAAGATTTGAATACATTAATGGTAAAAAGATGGAAGGTAGGTAGCTTTGTTCCTTTCTCAACCTCAGATCCTAGCACTGCACTAGCATTGATTCTTACGGAACGTAGAAAAGAGCTTGTGCAAAGAGGTACGAGGTGGACGGATTTAAGGCGATTAAATTTAGAGGGATATAATATTAGCATAACTAGAATATTAGAAAACCAAACATACACGCTTAAACCAAATGATAAGAGGTACACCTCTCTGATTCCACCCAATGTAATTAGCATAAATCCATCTATTATCCAAAACGCCAGATAA
- a CDS encoding TlpA family protein disulfide reductase, translating into MKLIITFIAVLQVFYVQAQHADGSKISQAKLTSQLSSKPLIPGEKVPDFILGQMLNHPTLRSARISDFKGKLLILDFWNTHCTVCIQQFPKINKLQEKMGDGVIILPVGFEYANNTGEIKKFVQKLHGTFYELALPSIVSQWKVGGSAWQENVFYKLFPWESMPHEVWIDGDGRLIAITDHTALTESNIAAVLRDKNYVLPTRQLKSKRIGTETFLISQNGGVELKHYGSILSKYQNTYKDSYLDDYSDSVRWRFSAANQTVFDYYVKVYKDDLPELFGDSYNKRILVESKSPGTFYRRGYEGEYLDNWGFESFLNSNYFSYELIMPKSFTKDKIYEIMRQDFDRYFFVNSKIENRKVKYLALVADGNRFVSRNLKAGYEQMVSPQWDNIEFKNGTIKDFVTNCLDRSFPSYIILNQTGFSGNIDLKLEKVKRNDLQYWNTALNRYDLKLVEVEGEFPMLVLRDLRE; encoded by the coding sequence ATGAAATTAATAATAACATTTATCGCTGTTCTGCAAGTGTTTTATGTACAAGCACAACATGCTGATGGAAGTAAAATTAGCCAAGCGAAACTTACGTCTCAATTGAGCTCAAAGCCCTTAATTCCAGGGGAAAAGGTTCCAGATTTTATATTGGGTCAAATGCTAAACCATCCCACGCTAAGATCAGCAAGAATATCCGATTTTAAAGGGAAACTATTAATATTGGATTTTTGGAATACACATTGTACCGTTTGTATTCAGCAATTTCCGAAAATAAATAAGTTGCAGGAGAAGATGGGTGATGGTGTTATAATCCTACCCGTAGGATTTGAATATGCAAACAATACAGGGGAAATTAAAAAATTTGTTCAGAAACTGCACGGTACATTTTACGAATTAGCTTTGCCCTCGATTGTCAGTCAATGGAAGGTTGGTGGTTCCGCGTGGCAAGAGAATGTCTTTTATAAACTATTTCCCTGGGAATCAATGCCGCATGAAGTTTGGATTGATGGTGATGGGCGTTTAATTGCTATTACTGATCACACTGCGTTAACAGAATCTAATATAGCTGCTGTTTTACGAGACAAGAACTATGTTTTACCTACAAGACAATTAAAATCTAAAAGAATTGGAACCGAAACCTTTTTGATCAGTCAAAATGGCGGAGTGGAACTAAAACATTATGGCTCGATACTTTCGAAATATCAGAATACTTACAAGGATAGTTATTTAGATGATTACTCAGACTCGGTTAGATGGAGGTTCTCTGCCGCAAATCAAACAGTATTTGATTATTACGTTAAGGTATATAAAGATGATTTGCCTGAATTATTTGGCGATAGTTACAATAAAAGAATATTAGTTGAATCTAAAAGTCCAGGGACATTTTATCGAAGAGGTTATGAAGGGGAATACTTAGACAATTGGGGATTTGAATCATTTTTGAATTCCAATTATTTCAGCTATGAATTAATCATGCCCAAGAGCTTTACCAAGGATAAAATTTATGAGATCATGAGGCAGGATTTCGATCGATATTTTTTTGTAAACTCTAAGATCGAAAACCGAAAAGTAAAATATTTAGCCTTGGTCGCAGATGGAAATAGATTTGTAAGTCGAAACTTAAAAGCGGGTTATGAGCAAATGGTGTCTCCTCAATGGGATAATATTGAATTTAAGAATGGTACTATAAAAGATTTTGTGACCAATTGTTTGGATAGAAGTTTCCCATCTTATATCATACTTAACCAAACAGGGTTTTCAGGAAATATAGATTTGAAACTTGAGAAAGTTAAAAGGAACGACTTACAATATTGGAATACCGCCTTAAATAGATATGATTTGAAACTTGTAGAGGTGGAAGGAGAGTTTCCAATGCTGGTGCTAAGGGATCTAAGAGAATAA
- a CDS encoding protein-disulfide reductase DsbD domain-containing protein, with product MKNRLLIFSLCLLFSSTQAQILNPVNWSYGAKKISATEAVLYLKATMDSGWHIYSVNQKDGGPLKTSFKFAASSGFVLIGNVMEPKPISKFEEVYGLQVDYFKKEVVFQQSVKLKKPDAVVKGKIEYMACTDKQCTPPLEVEFSIPVK from the coding sequence ATGAAGAATAGACTATTAATATTTAGCCTGTGCTTGCTGTTTAGCAGTACGCAAGCGCAGATACTGAACCCCGTAAACTGGAGTTACGGAGCTAAGAAAATTTCTGCGACAGAAGCAGTGTTGTATCTAAAAGCGACTATGGACTCGGGCTGGCATATTTATTCAGTAAACCAAAAGGACGGTGGCCCATTGAAGACCAGTTTTAAGTTTGCCGCTTCGTCAGGTTTTGTTTTGATTGGGAATGTAATGGAGCCTAAACCGATTTCGAAATTTGAAGAGGTGTATGGCCTACAGGTAGATTATTTCAAAAAGGAGGTTGTGTTTCAGCAAAGTGTTAAGTTGAAAAAGCCTGATGCTGTTGTGAAAGGTAAGATAGAATATATGGCATGTACAGATAAACAATGTACACCACCACTGGAAGTAGAATTTTCAATTCCTGTTAAATAA
- a CDS encoding LytTR family DNA-binding domain-containing protein, whose product MKNYLIIDHHAPASRALRLAIAETEGTLSINQTHEPAEVKELLASVQITAVFVRFELWDHRLFPEYGSIKDMPELVLLGSAEQEPVACCGLGLPHFFADSSSVQELQSILNVVNSAFINTMDFRFVLAKDGDKVCKVDLREIIAVEAVGDGTVLHTTCGKFSTAKTLDEMETLLPA is encoded by the coding sequence ATGAAGAACTATTTAATTATTGACCACCATGCCCCTGCCAGCAGGGCTTTGCGGCTGGCTATAGCAGAAACTGAAGGTACGCTAAGTATCAACCAAACCCATGAGCCTGCAGAGGTAAAGGAACTCCTTGCATCGGTGCAAATTACCGCAGTGTTTGTACGATTTGAACTATGGGACCATCGCCTGTTCCCGGAATATGGCAGCATTAAAGACATGCCAGAGTTGGTTTTGCTGGGCAGCGCAGAGCAGGAACCTGTAGCCTGCTGTGGCCTGGGCCTGCCTCATTTTTTTGCTGATAGCAGTAGTGTACAGGAATTACAAAGCATATTGAATGTGGTGAACAGTGCCTTTATAAATACTATGGATTTTAGGTTTGTTTTGGCAAAAGACGGGGATAAGGTTTGTAAAGTAGACCTGCGGGAAATTATAGCCGTTGAGGCTGTAGGTGATGGCACTGTGCTGCACACCACCTGCGGTAAGTTTAGCACCGCCAAAACCCTGGATGAAATGGAAACTTTGTTGCCGGCATAG
- a CDS encoding Crp/Fnr family transcriptional regulator, which translates to MLKNLKFLARLMAYLQRIDPATPLSPKLEPELKDRMKDISFRKKRQTLVTQDEKPGHAYFLLSGYVVVCYIDDKGEIRVVRIAFGEQIIAIDAFMQNKPSPYYIIAMREAVLISIDYDNMLAIYRDVPGVDELAVKTSASYERLEKERDELLNKSNRERVLEFYSDKPDLLPAKKSPLQDLYIASYLKMNIDTFRRVRNKLIAEGLLKV; encoded by the coding sequence ATGTTAAAAAATTTAAAATTCCTGGCCAGGTTAATGGCCTATTTGCAGCGTATTGATCCTGCAACTCCCCTATCGCCCAAACTGGAGCCTGAATTAAAAGACCGGATGAAAGATATATCTTTCAGAAAAAAACGCCAGACACTGGTTACACAGGACGAAAAGCCAGGCCATGCCTACTTTTTACTTAGCGGTTATGTTGTGGTATGCTATATAGACGATAAAGGCGAAATACGTGTAGTCCGCATTGCCTTTGGTGAACAGATCATCGCCATTGATGCTTTTATGCAGAACAAGCCATCGCCCTATTACATAATTGCCATGCGCGAAGCGGTATTGATTAGTATAGACTACGATAACATGCTGGCTATTTATCGTGATGTACCAGGCGTGGATGAACTTGCTGTTAAAACCTCGGCCAGCTATGAAAGGCTGGAAAAGGAACGCGACGAATTGCTGAACAAAAGCAACCGGGAGCGGGTACTGGAATTTTACAGTGACAAGCCAGATCTGCTACCGGCAAAGAAAAGCCCTTTGCAGGACTTGTATATAGCGAGCTACCTTAAAATGAATATAGATACTTTTAGAAGGGTAAGGAACAAGCTGATTGCCGAAGGGCTGCTAAAAGTATAG
- a CDS encoding BRO-N domain-containing protein, with protein MKLFENKHVRSVWNEAEQKWYFVVEDVISILTDSKDPKQYIKKMRQRDEELGKGWVQIVPTLAVETSGGKQKMGCTDTKGLLRIIQSVPSPKAEPFKLWLAQVGSDRLEEIENPELAQARMRDIYRAKGYTEGWIEKRIRGIAVRDGLTGEWKKRDVKEGVEYSILTAEISKATFGIIPSDHRKIKGLTKPTENLRDHMTDLELIFTMLGEASTTEIAKNKDAQGFEENKKAAKQGGAIAGIARKKLEQTTGKKVVTPKNFLHLKDNKKLKG; from the coding sequence ATGAAATTATTCGAAAATAAGCATGTCCGTTCGGTATGGAACGAGGCTGAGCAGAAGTGGTATTTTGTAGTTGAAGATGTTATAAGTATTCTAACGGATAGTAAAGATCCGAAGCAATATATTAAAAAGATGCGACAACGGGACGAAGAACTTGGCAAAGGGTGGGTACAAATTGTACCCACCCTTGCGGTAGAAACTTCTGGAGGTAAACAGAAAATGGGATGTACAGATACTAAAGGTCTTTTACGCATCATTCAATCCGTTCCTTCGCCAAAAGCCGAACCTTTTAAATTGTGGCTGGCCCAGGTTGGGTCGGACAGGTTAGAAGAAATTGAAAACCCCGAGCTGGCCCAGGCCAGAATGCGGGATATTTACCGTGCAAAAGGCTACACCGAGGGTTGGATTGAAAAACGGATAAGGGGCATTGCTGTTAGAGACGGACTGACCGGGGAATGGAAAAAACGTGATGTGAAAGAAGGCGTTGAATATAGCATATTAACCGCCGAAATTAGTAAAGCTACTTTTGGTATTATTCCTTCAGATCATAGGAAAATAAAAGGGCTAACCAAACCCACCGAAAATTTAAGGGACCACATGACAGATTTGGAATTGATTTTTACCATGCTTGGTGAGGCATCAACTACAGAGATTGCCAAAAATAAAGATGCACAGGGGTTTGAAGAGAATAAAAAGGCAGCCAAACAAGGTGGTGCCATTGCCGGAATAGCCAGAAAAAAACTGGAGCAAACAACAGGGAAAAAAGTAGTGACACCAAAGAATTTCCTCCATTTAAAAGACAACAAAAAGCTTAAAGGGTAA
- a CDS encoding MauE/DoxX family redox-associated membrane protein, translated as MRKLVVVISYSLGTLFMYTAISKLNGYGKFEATIGQSALLTPYAGVLAWAVPSLEVLIAVMLVFKGLRQFGLYASLGLMAVFTAYVFIILQSPEKPPCNCGGVVSEMNWSQHLVFNIVFTAMAGAGVALSALANPHRPSATSTWQGEG; from the coding sequence ATGAGAAAGTTAGTAGTAGTAATTAGTTATAGCCTGGGAACTTTGTTTATGTATACCGCAATAAGTAAACTGAACGGATACGGGAAGTTTGAGGCCACGATTGGCCAAAGTGCCCTGTTAACGCCTTATGCCGGTGTGCTGGCCTGGGCAGTGCCTTCGCTTGAGGTTCTAATTGCGGTGATGCTGGTGTTTAAGGGCTTGCGGCAGTTTGGTTTGTATGCTTCGCTGGGCTTGATGGCGGTGTTTACCGCATACGTATTTATCATTTTACAGTCTCCGGAAAAGCCGCCTTGTAATTGTGGAGGTGTTGTTTCGGAAATGAATTGGAGCCAGCATTTAGTTTTTAATATAGTGTTTACGGCAATGGCCGGGGCTGGGGTTGCCCTCTCTGCCCTCGCTAACCCTCACCGGCCTTCGGCCACTTCTACCTGGCAGGGAGAGGGATAA